In Paenibacillus hexagrammi, the following are encoded in one genomic region:
- the pgsA gene encoding CDP-diacylglycerol--glycerol-3-phosphate 3-phosphatidyltransferase, giving the protein MNLANRITVARILLVPIIMFFLLIKVKFPHIRIEEFSITYNQIIAALIFIIAASTDSLDGYIARKRKLVTNLGKLLDPLADKLLVTAVLVSLVEMDKVDAWIVIVIISREWAVTGLRQIALLEGTVMAASKWGKAKTAAQITAIIALLINNFPFTFIDFPFDVIASWVAAIITMYSGIEYFVKNKHVIDFSEKSQ; this is encoded by the coding sequence ATGAACCTGGCCAATCGCATCACGGTGGCGAGGATCTTACTGGTTCCGATTATCATGTTCTTCCTGCTGATTAAAGTAAAGTTTCCGCACATCCGAATTGAGGAATTCAGCATCACATATAATCAGATTATTGCGGCGCTCATCTTTATCATTGCAGCAAGTACGGATAGTTTGGACGGCTATATCGCCAGAAAGCGCAAGCTGGTGACGAATTTAGGCAAGCTGCTCGACCCTCTAGCAGATAAGCTGCTAGTTACTGCGGTGCTCGTCTCACTAGTGGAGATGGATAAGGTAGACGCTTGGATCGTGATTGTCATTATTAGCCGCGAATGGGCTGTCACCGGACTTCGGCAGATCGCGCTTCTCGAGGGTACCGTTATGGCTGCCAGCAAATGGGGGAAAGCGAAGACTGCTGCTCAAATTACGGCCATTATTGCGCTGCTTATTAATAATTTTCCCTTTACATTTATCGACTTCCCCTTTGATGTGATTGCTAGCTGGGTAGCTGCGATTATCACCATGTATTCAGGCATTGAGTATTTTGTGAAGAATAAACATGTCATAGACTTTTCGGAAAAATCGCAATAG